The genomic region TAGGGCACCTTGGCCGGATCACGCTCGGCCGAGACCTTGATCGGCCCCCAGACGCGGCCATTGGCACGGATGGTGATGGTGTCGCCGGACACCTCGACCTCGGCGGGCAGGCGGCCATGCACGCTGTCATAGCGCAGCAGGTGGGCATTGGCCTCGACGCTGCCGAGATCGTTGATGGCGACCGGCAGCAGGTCCTCGCGCCCGCTCTCGATGATCGCGCGCAGCACCAGGCGGCCGATCCGCCCGAAGCCGTTAATGGCGATTTTCACTGGCATAATGCGGATTCTTCCTTCCAGTCTCAGACAGCCGGCCGCAGGCCGGCCGTGGCGCGGGCGAGCGAGCGGACCCGCTCCCAGTCGCCGGCAGCAACCGCGTCGGCCGGCGTGAGCCAGGAACCGCCGACGCAAAGAACGTTCTTCAGGCGCAGATACGTGGGGGCATCCTGCGCGGAGATGCCGCCCGTGGGGCAGAAGCGGATCTGCGGCAGCGGCGCGGCCAGCGAAGCAAGCGCCGGCGCGCCGCCCGCCGCGGCGGCGGGAAAGAACTTCTGGAACACGAACCCCGCCGCGAGCAGGCGCATCGCCTCGGACGCGGTGGCCGCGCCGGGCAGCAGCGGCGCGCCCGACTGCACCGCCTCGCGCACCAGTTCGTCCGTGGTGCCGGGGCTGACCAGGAAGCGGGCGCCAGCCGCCAGCGCCTCGCCGATCTGGCGCGGCTCGATGATCGTGCCGGCGCCGACCACGGCACCGGGCACCTCGGCCGCGATCAGGCGGATCGCGTCAAGCGCAGTCGGGGTGCGCAGCGTCACCTCGATCGCCGGGGTGCCGCCTTCGACCAAAGCGCGTGCCAGCGGCACCGCATGGCGCAGGTCGGCGATGGTCACCACCGGGATCACCGGGGCGAGCGTGAGCACCGTCTCGATGGTGGTCGCGATATGAGTCATATGGGGCCTCCGCTGCGAAGGGACGCGTGATCAGACCAGCTCGGGCACGCCGAGCTGCATGCGCGTGGGCAGGCCGTCCATGTCGCCGATCACCTGGATGGCGAAGGCGCCGACGCGGTTGCCGCGCATGACGGCTTCCTCGATCGACTCGCCTTCGAGCAGGCCGCTGATCAGGCCGGCGGCGAAGCCGTCACCGGCGCCCACGGTGTCGATCACCTTCTCCACCC from Rhodovastum atsumiense harbors:
- the eda gene encoding bifunctional 4-hydroxy-2-oxoglutarate aldolase/2-dehydro-3-deoxy-phosphogluconate aldolase, coding for MTHIATTIETVLTLAPVIPVVTIADLRHAVPLARALVEGGTPAIEVTLRTPTALDAIRLIAAEVPGAVVGAGTIIEPRQIGEALAAGARFLVSPGTTDELVREAVQSGAPLLPGAATASEAMRLLAAGFVFQKFFPAAAAGGAPALASLAAPLPQIRFCPTGGISAQDAPTYLRLKNVLCVGGSWLTPADAVAAGDWERVRSLARATAGLRPAV